GGGTTCTCCGTCTTCCAAGCAGGCGTTCAGATAGCCCGCCGCCTCGGCGGGATCCTGAAGATCTTCGTCCAGTATTTCCTCGTATCGTCTCGCTTTACTCATCGACTCGACTCCTGTAGTCATGCCAATCGTCCTGGGCAGACTTGATGTCACGCTTCTGAGAGCCCTTGTCTCCTCCGCAGAGCAAGATCACCACGGCATCCCCCTCGCGACCGAAGTACACCCGATAGCCCGGGCCGACGTGAATACGAAGCTCATGCACGCCCCCTCCCACACTCCGGACATCGCCAAAGTTTCCCAGACGGACCCGGGCGATGCGTTGGCGGATGCGATTGCGACTCGTTCCATCTCGAAGCTTGCGAAGCCACTCTGTGAAAGGCTCGCTCCCATCCGAACGAGCAAAGACGCGAACCTCCTGCTCGATCGGCATCTCACGAATGTAGCTTAAGAGCTACTTTCGACAACCCCATCCTCGGAGAGCCAACAGCGCCATCGCCGGAGGCCGGAGGCGGCTAAAGAAAGAGGCGATGCGGGGAGTGCTCAATCAGCCGAGGGTGGCTGATCCGCGGGATGCGTCCTCGCATGCACCTCTTTCAGCTTCCGGATCGAGACCTGGGTGTAGATCTCGG
This genomic window from bacterium contains:
- a CDS encoding type II toxin-antitoxin system RelE/ParE family toxin — its product is MPIEQEVRVFARSDGSEPFTEWLRKLRDGTSRNRIRQRIARVRLGNFGDVRSVGGGVHELRIHVGPGYRVYFGREGDAVVILLCGGDKGSQKRDIKSAQDDWHDYRSRVDE